The Pocillopora verrucosa isolate sample1 chromosome 2, ASM3666991v2, whole genome shotgun sequence genome has a segment encoding these proteins:
- the LOC131786927 gene encoding golgin subfamily A member 4-like isoform X1, with translation MTSEEEVEKMSAQVTSQEEMASSSPDHKENQRRSRRELDLNNLRLRSNREKAEQSQNPNGTPGHADNERDLLEASQETATSSENSSSLKCALRLKELTTQMNSVGNRLQAQLVSLHETVCKGTETSQGVNTDFNLFSPELVDKLQGSTSDLSAKVKVLESYLGEAQQLLTLQEKLNNGVNGLNGVSSCREKNQTEKQLESKLAEISGKQEAIDEERSRQDMDFLNTNGNIDDHEKFDGKESDGITRLDKLELDNQNFKKQLKIIKNKLDERGLLDDELTALTNVQSILGVKYEDFSASDELVILQKERKVLLTTISKLQSRESSDSKEQIDINTCDKAVQCKINILGQLSNQGASLSSEFEELKKLSSELQAEVDELDEENKTMEEETFKLKEEKRVLEDSVNKLRAQITDALDSSFEEMEHVHHEKEELQVRLQFMEADNKKLRDTFAELSKKNADYLEVVLDEIERKDSLEDAVDYLSTEVEKLNEINIQAVYSTNEACPPRDTTLKCHNSSLLSEMKTCKELIDSQREQIRQLQVDKRDIEDSYINLKREALILRTKQGEKTSLRLKSIENLAASMQPTRKTSVERCEYLKQEILRLTKRGTELENSIRTLKSDNSNLEEEKVCLLDSLLHQLEKNESLQVQNDQLKSTIKQNNGDKELGKPSTKLLLDNERSTTTHDRDTDVNGNVSECENHTRLLTSEDTAHENGSDTKYAIDESQERSYQLGEQLQSLQERVLEVEKEKERIQIDLKDTYKNEKELREKVAHLKNECTVLKNQLKKNKEVSDTLQGCLQEAHEEKEELVESLDEVSEEKTTLEKKIEITEKELNELKEKYQCLQSEFHSISVGAQNVDKSKEQMKSIRAKLFELYESLTDKEKDSASEELSTGAPKSTSLDEQGNSILSLAEKVRKEVNLLKKELRRVKIEQEHLKTKFETSQTEKLSLQKYVRELDEKRRQVKSFITKLTEEKEVISEQMEEIKQQKNNLADALENVYQSKESLQCQLEDALCKQHENSKSVTEASAEAQSLKKSLYKMAGERDTLKDALLETTKELQMVRTSEAKWKEKATGSQVEADQSVQETNDAGNKVDESEVINRLHLENDGLKKQLEMLKTTQLPPQEEASGRSSVVTGDIPEKLAEPEDQLQSTMASEYGNSSDVFEMVTSFGMRSFEETSNAGTELPVSSEANSWLESGPLDEEEAFEVRFSKVCAENKTLEAQLRRSTEENEQLKIWFESVSAEKEVMEKEQESMSKENGELLRDLERLRRSLDEVSNQNNVEDEPGENLKAALEEKTKESAKLREDLQKQEDERQELTQALKLANMRKKSLENEANESWERAEALEKSLKSIKQKNDSLSKDISALKKEKEGLNNSSEKLAQDYKRLLQNLDALKKKLENAEEEKGKKNEKVVTLSKDVKLLQEQLLEKSHSLTELENKLENTIKENGDLHAQLEAQETKQEQLVKDYKTLEENQARVQTEMIEENKNLKKKERELESTVKELCDEIKNLKSSLKDAEDKLGTIEEDIDVKEEEIASNLKGQVEKLRGDKESLKRKLEETENESSTAREQLKELKNQASELLLFIDRSVEENPTKMSHKAAQEDTSHIRYVCDYIEAILEEKAISETRLKEEMTNLERAEKTLLELRNELQTLTERLEKAEDSNRLIEEDNKQLIKERAELTLQLEEALDGDQTEGQSSKPKRSAREEVRLSREINDVRTLIDKLSLQKEKLGAALVNKEKQIAAVTAEATEKTRMLEHKEREAESLSLTKAEVAVALEMAKDGSEKLLAELGRERSRVETLQLELENEKKQHYHNQQEKSDLTACVSRLEEEKKSFKIAETRCRDLEKRLKKAEEENLQIQALNNELTANLKSQNATLASVKKDAKDNEYKWNNELAQKDELLRSLNQDIKKSNISFSEMLRVVNEQKTKIANLDKECKQNEKSRKEVVEERNVLQKKLKEEADANDALTLKLQEMERAVFKHSEENEDLQKQIAASDIEKHLLQRKLQDVEEQMNSKEKRLADLKRSTQSLEDERTHSKIGIAALQKDLTEKTLSLEKARKELSDLRGSIDKGKGKFEQMKVENLELKRSLENAESKLRRAETTSAKTKEQNDKLKKKLEAIEEEMAALNTAFAEAQTKEQTLLIEMKTETERIENELETLTSECETLREKLDDAADEKSELERELQLERDGRKKTEEQLITISNELGTLKVSAQTVAQDNENLKLTLQDKEKERTSKKDVSLDEMDSGSFGIGEEAISCAQEGELSSAAEVNFSLESTPNDQDTFEDKLAKQRQLNADLYEELDELNDEKDELNEIIEELRSKTKKLQRDMDALIEEKETLEDKLDENAKRYKEELGSLTDGNKELSRKLEVLLRDKNTLREEIKTKEQKNRKAVEDGKRLEDALEKSTLEVKRLTIEVNRLSKEIDKEVPKGLTEGLAESDERMKELEYKLDQLSLEHQALMTELAERKNENATLRVALEEATLSKEDCERKFGDAEKELYDELDEVQQELESKKNTIASLEEQLSKFKRSESERKQALKKISDETSVKDFQKQLRESNEELKEKNKMISTLKDEITDLKRSKQKLEREQKQTTADKKTLSDLQNKLEKLQKELQVKNKTITSLNEEIAELKRSSHEQKKEMQDKLEELKREVVAKDQKITSLTVNADQKKMSRDQIDRNEKITPEKMTKGDEITLLKHELAEKERKIGLLEEAIVDHKRTIFEQEKEFDEKEASLATAREEFYKGLRERCEDEERLESLRRANNRLQEALNIAREKESKLKKDLKEATDRGFTPSGQRERGALDNEFLEVRYEVETLRKLSYDERAEKNSLRKTSLELKRSPSDTKDKDGKDWDKVKELRREKDCLFTENQTLKKTVRDLTVELEIIRKEMVFKEIGNSKQQKNELSFSKEAIERKNKAIETELHETKYSLNVLEKQHGDLKDKFRKLEEDRTNVDNERIKLVDDAHAFKVKMEKKNQDLLSKLEAKEHEAISLQERVEGLSALLRKFENDVRSLEKDKEDLASQVRLLEYDKERIEEINKQQKAQTEKLLLDSGSQKDLNNKLRTMFSENDRLEGMNNKLQADFRELYREVDRKEEERKKLIEELHEMALKVKQLEKEKQNEASLKEQLAEQLMEKDNAMKTKTKILSTRLDGLLKETENLKDSSGKMEQMAFDYRRLEDENLQLIEGAEKLREEIVGLQKENDLLRRACQQLRGRKSIAEDKIVLDSSNTELRSDPYPRKGSLNKPSVHKFQPIEERVSAEEKSELNAMSGRDLQELRRRSHDPVLSDIKISKGTLAPMPPWTGEARGHQSPKDRQRSNSTPVVKRFPSGAPEIRREAAPHPKGPSPPSTDSSRSSEADRSVCSRSSYCSPILSVVDMCPLHRNPSMERPPNQCPICKKERRRPGAAPKEFMTLEKYV, from the coding sequence GGAAACAAGAAGCGATTGATGAGGAGAGATCGAGACAAGACATGGATTTCTTGAACACTAACGGAAACATAGACGACCACGAGAAATTTGATGGAAAAGAAAGTGATGGTATTACCAGACTGGATAAATTGGAATTAGACAATCAAAACTTTAAGAagcaattgaaaataattaaaaataaattagacGAACGAGGACTTTTAGATGATGAGCTCACAGCACTTACAAATGTCCAATCGATACTTGGCGTCAAATATGAGGATTTTTCTGCCTCAGATGAACTTGTCATCttacagaaagagagaaaggTTCTTCTTACGACTATTAGTAAACTGCAAAGTCGAGAAAGCAGCGACAGCAAGGAACAAATTGATATTAACACCTGTGATAAAGCGGTCCAATGTAAAATCAACATTTTGGGTCAATTAAGTAACCAAGGCGCGTCGCTATCCAGTGAATTTGAAGAGCTGAAGAAGCTTTCAAGCGAGCTGCAGGCGGAAGTGGACGAACTagacgaagaaaacaaaactatggAGGAAGAAACTTTTAAATTGAAGGAGGAAAAAAGAGTGCTCGAAGACAGCGTGAACAAGTTGAGAGCTCAAATAACTGATGCGTTGGATTCGAGTTTTGAGGAAATGGAGCATGTACATCACGAGAAGGAAGAGCTTCAGGTCCGGTTGCAATTTATGGAGGCTGACAACAAAAAACTACGTGACACCTTTGCTGAGCTGTCGAAGAAGAATGCGGATTATTTGGAAGTCGTGCTGgacgaaattgaaagaaaggaTTCCCTTGAGGATGCTGTGGACTATTTGAGTACCGAGGTCGAGAAGCTCAATGAAATCAATATCCAAGCGGTGTACAGTACCAATGAAGCATGTCCCCCCAGGGACACAACGCTAAAATGTCATAACTCCAGCCTTTTGAGTGAAATGAAAACATGTAAAGAGTTAATAGATTCACAAAGAGAACAGATACGGCAACTTCAAGTGGACAAAAGAGATATCGAAGACAGTTATATCAATCTTAAGAGAGAGGCGCTTATTTTGCGGACGAAGCAAGGCGAAAAGACTTCTCTGAGGTTAAAAAGCATCGAAAACCTCGCTGCTAGTATGCAACCCACTCGGAAAACTTCAGTCGAACGATGTGAGTATCTTAAACAAGAAATCCTTCGCCTGACCAAGCGCGGAACTGAATTGGAAAATTCAATAAGAACGTTGAAATCCGACAACTCCAACCTTGAGGAGGAAAAGGTTTGTCTGCTGGACTCTTTGTTACATCAACTTGAAAAGAACGAATCCCTTCAGGTGCAAAACGATCAACTCAAGAgtacaattaaacaaaacaatggCGATAAAGAGCTCGGAAAACCGTCAACTAAACTCCTACTGGATAACGAACGAAGTACAACAACCCACGATCGTGATACGGATGTGAATGGAAATGTGTCCGAATGCGAAAATCACACTCGACTGCTAACCAGCGAAGACACAGCACACGAAAATGGCTCTGACACGAAGTACGCAATCGACGAGTCACAGGAGAGGTCATATCAACTTGGCGAACAGCTGCAAAGTTTACAAGAGCGTGTGCTTGaagttgaaaaggaaaaagagaggattcaGATAGATTTAAAAGACACCTACAAAAATGAGAAAGAGCTTCGAGAGAAGGTCGCACATTTGAAAAACGAATGCACAGTTTTAAAGAATCAgttgaaaaagaacaaagaagttTCAGACACGCTTCAAGGATGTCTTCAAGAAGCACACGAAGAGAAAGAAGAGCTTGTCGAGTCTTTGGACGAGGTCAGCGAAGAGAAGACCACTTTGGAGAAGAAGATTGAGATAACAGAGAAGGAACTCAACGAGTTGAAGGAGAAATACCAGTGTTTGCAGAGTGAGTTTCACTCTATTTCAGTTGGGGCACAAAATGTTGACAAATCCAAGGAGCAGATGAAATCTATTCGCGCTAAACTATTCGAGCTCTACGAATCCCTGACAGATAAAGAAAAGGATAGTGCATCCGAAGAACTCAGTACGGGAGCTCCAAAATCGACATCGTTAGACGAACAAGGCAACAGCATACTTTCATTGGCCGAGAAAGTTCGCAAAGAAGTCAACCTTCTCAAGAAAGAACTCAGAAGAGTGAAAATTGAACAGGAGCACTTAAAGACGAAATTCGAAACGTCTCAAACGGAGAAATTATCACTGCAGAAGTATGTTCGAGAGCTTGACGAGAAGAGGAGGCAAgtgaagagttttattacaaaactcactgaagaaaaagaagtaatttCGGAGCAAATGgaggaaataaaacaacagaagAACAATTTAGCTGACGCTCTGGAAAATGTCTATCAAAGCAAAGAGAGTCTGCAATGCCAGCTAGAAGATGCGTTGTGTAAGCAGCATGAAAACAGCAAGTCGGTAACTGAGGCATCTGCAGAGGCCCAAAGCTTGAAGAAGTCGCTTTACAAAATGGCTGGAGAGCGAGATACTTTGAAAGATGCACTACTTGAAACCACAAAAGAGCTGCAAATGGTGAGGACCTCTGAGgcaaaatggaaagaaaaagctACGGGCTCTCAAGTAGAGGCTGACCAAAGCGTACAAGAAACAAACGACGCAGGCAACAAAGTTGACGAAAGCGAAGTCATTAATCGCCTGCATCTAGAAAACGACGGGCTGAAAAAGCAGTTAGAAATGTTGAAAACGACTCAACTCCCTCCGCAGGAAGAAGCCTCTGGAAGAAGCTCGGTCGTCACGGGTGATATTCCGGAGAAGTTGGCGGAACCTGAAGATCAATTGCAATCAACAATGGCTTCAGAGTATGGAAACAGCTCGGATGTTTTTGAAATGGTTACTTCTTTCGGGATGAGATCTTTCGAAGAAACGTCCAATGCTGGTACGGAGTTGCCGGTTTCAAGCGAAGCGAATTCCTGGCTTGAAAGTGGACCACTTGATGAGGAAGAAGCATTTGAAGTTCGTTTCAGTAAAGTGTGCgcagaaaataaaacattagaAGCGCAACTTCGACGAAGCACCGAAGAGAACGAACAACTAAAGATTTGGTTTGAATCAGTCTCAGCTGAGAAGGAAGTCATGGAAAAAGAACAAGAATCGATGAGCAAGGAGAACGGAGAACTGCTACGGGATCTGGAAAGACTGAGGCGATCCCTTGACGAGGTTTCAAACCAAAACAATGTTGAGGACGAACCCGGAGAAAATCTTAAAGCTGCTCTGGAAGAAAAAACTAAAGAGAGCGCGAAGCTTCGAGAAGATTTGCAAAAACAAGAAGATGAAAGACAGGAGTTGACACAAGCTCTTAAACTGGCTAACATGCGCAAAAAGTCTTTGGAAAATGAAGCAAATGAATCGTGGGAAAGAGCTGAAGCTCTcgaaaaatcattaaaatccATCAAACAAAAGAATGATTCACTTTCGAAGGACATCTCTGCTTTAAAGAAGGAGAAAGAGGGTCTTAATAACTCTTCAGAAAAACTAGCTCAGGACTATAAGAGGCTGCTGCAAAATCTCGACGCGCTGAAGAAAAAGCTTGAAAACGCTGAGGaggaaaaaggcaaaaagaatgaaaaggtTGTTACACTCTCGAAAGATGTGAAATTGTTGCAAGAGCAGCTCCTAGAAAAATCACACTCCCTGACCGAGTTGGAGAACAAACTAGAGAATACCATTAAGGAAAATGGAGATCTTCATGCCCAGCTTGAAGCCCAGGAGACCAAGCAAGAACAACTCGTGAAAGACTACAAGACGCTTGAGGAAAATCAGGCGAGGGTTCAAACAGAAATGatcgaagaaaataaaaatctcaaaaagaagGAACGTGAGCTAGAAAGTACAGTTAAAGAGCTAtgtgatgaaataaaaaacctgAAGAGTTCGTTGAAGGACGCTGAAGATAAGCTTGGCACCATCGAGGAGGACATAGATGTGAAGGAAGAAGAAATAGCCAGTAACTTAAAAGGACAAGTGGAAAAACTGCGAGGCGATAAAGAATCTCTAAAGCGCAAGTTAGAGGAAACAGAAAACGAGAGCAGCACAGCGAGAGAACAACTTAAAGAACTGAAAAACCAAGCCTCGGAATTGCTTTTGTTTATAGACCGATCGGTCGAGGAGAACCCTACGAAAATGTCTCACAAAGCTGCACAAGAGGACACAAGTCACATTCGTTACGTCTGTGATTACATAGAAGCTATCTTAGAGGAAAAAGCTATTTCAGAAACAAGACTGAAAGAGGAAATGACAAATTTAGAAAGAGCAGAAAAAACATTACTAGAACTGAGGAATGAGCTGCAAACACTCACAGAGAGACTTGAGAAGGCTGAAGATTCAAATCGTTTAATTGAAGAGGACAACAAACAACTAATAAAAGAACGAGCCGAGCTGACGCTTCAGCTCGAAGAAGCACTGGACGGTGATCAAACGGAAGGGCAGTCTTCAAAACCGAAACGTTCTGCCCGGGAGGAGGTACGACTATCGCGCGAAATCAATGACGTTCGGACTCTTATTGACAAGCTAagtttgcaaaaagaaaaactgggtGCAGCATTGGTGAATAAAGAGAAGCAAATCGCTGCTGTTACGGCCGAAGCCACTGAAAAGACGAGGATGTTGGAGCACAAGGAAAGAGAAGCTGAGTCGCTGAGCCTCACGAAGGCAGAAGTGGCTGTAGCTTTGGAAATGGCGAAGGATGGCTCAGAGAAACTTCTCGCGGAGCTTGGACGCGAGAGGAGTAGAGTCGAAACTTTACAGCTGGAGTTGGAGAACGAGAAGAAACAGCACTATCACAACCAACAGGAGAAGTCTGATCTGACAGCTTGTGTAAGCCGGTtggaggaagagaaaaaatccTTTAAGATTGCTGAAACTAGATGTAGAGATCTCGAGAAACGTTTGAAGAAAGCAGAAGAAGAGAATCTTCAGATTCAAGCACTGAACAACGAGCTTACGGCAAATCTGAAATCTCAAAATGCTACATTAGCTTCGGTGAAGAAGGACGCTAAAGATAATGAGTATAAATGGAACAACGAGCTGGCCCAGAAGGACGAGTTACTCCGCTCACTGAATCAGGATATTAAGAAGTCAAATATCTCCTTTTCCGAGATGCTAAGAGTTGTAAACGAGCAGAAAACCAAAATTGCTAACCTTGATAAAGAGTGTAAACAAAATGAGAAGTCACGAAAAGAGGTAGTCGAGGAAAGAAATGTCCTGCAAAAGAAGTTGAAAGAAGAAGCAGATGCTAATGATGCGTTGACCCTTAAGCTACAAGAGATGGAAAGAGCTGTATTTAAACATAGCGAAGAAAACGAAGATCTTCAAAAACAAATCGCAGCTAGTGACATTGAGAAACACCTTTTACAGAGAAAGCTACAGGACGTGGAAGAACAAATGAATAGTAAAGAGAAACGGCTAGCCGATTTAAAAAGAAGCACACAGTCTCTAGAGGATGAGCGAACTCATTCCAAGATAGGGATAGCTGCGCTCCAAAAAGATCTTACCGAGAAGACTTTGTCTCTAGAAAAGGCGCGTAAAGAACTGAGTGATTTAAGAGGGTCAATTgacaaaggaaaaggaaaatttgagcaAATGAAAGTGGAAAACCTGGAGCTGAAGAGGTCACTAGAAAATGCAGAGAGCAAACTGCGAAGAGCGGAAACAACgtcagcaaaaacaaaagaacaaaatgacaaactgaaaaagaagCTCGAAGCTATCGAGGAAGAGATGGCCGCCTTAAATACAGCTTTCGCTGAAGcacaaacaaaggaacaaacTCTACTTATCGAAATGAAGACTGAAACAGAACGGATCGAAAACGAGTTGGAAACACTAACAAGTGAATGTGAAACTCTGAGGGAAAAATTGGATGACGCAGCTGATGAGAAGAGTGAGCTTGAACGAGAACTTCAGCTTGAAAGAGATGGTAGGAAGAAGACTGAAGAACAATTGATCACAATTTCAAACGAGCTAGGAACTTTGAAGGTTTCAGCACAAACGGTCGCTCAAGATAACGAGAACCTAAAACTAACCTTGCAGGACAAAGAGAAAGAGCGTACAAGCAAAAAAGACGTTTCTTTAGATGAGATGGACTCAGGAAGTTTCGGAATTGGCGAGGAAGCAATCTCATGTGCCCAGGAAGGCGAACTTTCATCTGCAGCAGAAGTGAATTTTAGTTTGGAGTCCACTCCAAACGATCAAGATACTTTTGAGGATAAACTCGCAAAACAACGCCAGTTAAATGCAGATTTATATGAAGAACTGGACGAACTCAACGATGAAAAAGACGAACTGAACGAAATCATTGAAGAATTGAGgtcgaaaacaaagaaactgcaaCGAGACATGGATGCTTTGATCGAGGAAAAAGAAACTCTGGAGGATAAACTGGACGAGAATGCCAAACGTTACAAAGAGGAGCTTGGATCTCTGACAGATGGAAATAAGGAGCTGTCCAGAAAGTTAGAGGTCTTACTTAGGGATAAAAATACCCTTCGCGAGGAgattaaaacaaaggaacagAAGAACCGCAAGGCAGTAGAGGATGGGAAAAGGTTGGAAGATGCACTAGAGAAGAGCACTTTAGAAGTGAAACGCCTTACTATAGAAGTAAACCGCCTCTCCAAAGAGATCGACAAGGAAGTGCCAAAAGGTCTGACAGAGGGGCTCGCTGAAAGCGACGAAAGAATGAAGGAGCTTGAGTACAAACTGGATCAGCTGAGCCTTGAACATCAAGCACTGATGACTGAGTTGGCAGagagaaagaacgaaaatgcAACCTTGCGTGTGGCATTGGAGGAAGCGACACTCTCCAAAGAAGATTGTGAGAGGAAATTTGGAGATGCAGAAAAGGAACTATATGACGAACTCGATGAAGTACAACAAGAATTGGAAAGCAAGAAGAATACAATTGCATCTCTTGAAGAGCAACTTTCTAAGTTTAAACGATCCGAATCGGAGCGAAAACAAGCCCTTAAAAAGATCTCAGACGAAACATCGGTTAAAGACTTTCAAAAGCAGCTAAGAGAATCCAACGAggaactaaaagaaaagaacaagatGATTTCAACTTTGAAGGACGAAATTACTGACCTTAAAAGATCCAAACAAAAACTAGAACGAGAACAAAAACAGACGACAGCTGATAAAAAAACGTTAAGCGACCTTCAGAACAAGCTCGAAAAGTTGCAAAAGGAATTACaggtgaaaaacaaaacgattaCTTCTTTAAACGAAGAAATTGCCGAACTCAAACGATCAAGTCATGAGCAAAAGAAAGAGATGCAAGATAAACTTGAAGAATTGAAAAGAGAGGTGGTCGCAAAAGATCAAAAAATTACATCACTTACAGTGAATGCCGATCAAAAGAAAATGAGTCGTGATCAAATTGACAGAAATGAAAAGATAACGCCAGAAAAGATGACGAAAGGCGATGAAATTACTCTCCTCAAACATGAGCTtgcagaaaaagagagaaaaattggTTTGCTAGAGGAAGCGATAGTCGACCACAAACGAACAATTTTTGAACAGGAAAAGGAATTCGACGAGAAGGAAGCGAGTTTGGCGACAGCTCGTGAAGAGTTTTACAAGGGTTTGAGAGAAAGATGCGAAGATGAGGAACGACTTGAAAGCCTGAGACGGGCAAATAATCGACTTCAGGAAGCGCTGAATATTGCTCGGGAGAAGGAGAGTAAACTAAAGAAAGACCTAAAAGAAGCAACAGATCGAGGATTCACGCCGAGTGGGCAAAGAGAGAGAGGCGCTCTTGACAACGAGTTTTTAGAAGTGCGTTATGAAGTTGAGACGTTGCGTAAGCTTTCGTACGATGAGCGCGCGGAGAAAAATTCTCTGAGAAAGACAAGTTTAGAATTAAAAAGATCCCCGAGTGACACGAAAGACAAAGACGGCAAAGACTGGGACAAAGTCAAGGAACTGAGGAGAGAAAAAGACTGTCTGTTCACAGAAAACCAAACATTGAAGAAAACAGTGAGAGACCTGACTGTGGAACTTGAAATAATAAGGAAAGAGATGGTATTTAAAGAGATTGGAAATTCGAAACAACAGAAGAATGAGTTATCGTTCTCCAAAGAAGctatcgaaagaaaaaataaggCGATTGAAACCGAACTTCATGAAACAAAATACAGTTTGAATGTCTTAGAAAAGCAGCATGGtgatttaaaagacaaattccGGAAGCTAGAGGAAGATCGTACAAACGTGGATAATGAAAGGATAAAACTTGTAGACGACGCACATGCATTTAAAGTaaaaatggagaagaaaaaTCAAGATCTTTTGTCCAAGCTTGAAGCTAAAGAACATGAAGCCATATCTCTGCAAGAAAGAGTCGAAGGTCTCAGTGCCCTACTACGAAAATTCGAAAACGATGTCCGTAGCTTGGAGAAAGACAAAGAAGACCTCGCGTCACAAGTCCGTTTGCTTGAGTATGATAAAGAACGAATCGAGGAGATAAATAAACAGCAAAAGGCTCAGACTGAAAAGCTTCTTCTTGACAGCGGAAGCCAGAAAGATTTAAACAACAAGTTAAGGACCATGTTCTCAGAAAACGACAGACTGGAAGGAATGAATAACAAATTACAAGCGGACTTCAGGGAGCTGTACCGGGAGGTCGAtaggaaagaagaagaaaggaaaaaacttatTGAGGAACTACACGAAATGGCGCTGAAGGTTAAGCAGCTCGAGAAGGAGAAGCAAAACGAAGCGTCTCTCAAAGAGCAACTTGCCGAGCAACTGATGGAGAAAGACAACGCTATGAAGACGAAGACAAAGATCCTGTCTACCCGTTTAGATGGGCTAttgaaagaaactgaaaatctCAAAGATTCTTCGGGCAAAATGGAGCAAATGGCATTTGATTACAGACGATTGGAAGACGAAAACTTGCAGCTTATAGAAGGCGCTGAGAAATTACGTGAAGAGATTGTTGGTCTGCAAAAGGAGAACGATCTTCTACGACGAGCTTGTCAACAGTTGAGAGGAAGAAAGTCCATCGCAGAAGATAAAATCGTTCTTGACAGTTCAAATACGGAACTTAGAAGCGACCCATACCCCAGAAAAGGCTCACTGAATAAACCGTCAGTCCATAAATTCCAACCTATTGAGGAAAGAGTTTCTGCAGAGGAAAAAAGTGAGCTGAACGCGATGAGCGGTAGAGACCTTCAAGAGCTTCGTCGAAGATCACATGATCCAGTTCTCAGCGATATAAAAATATCTAAAGGAACGCTAGCACCCATGCCCCCTTGGACAGGAGAGGCAAGGGGCCACCAGTCCCCAAAGGACCGACAAAGGTCCAACAGTACACCAGTGGTGAAACGTTTCCCTTCAGGGGCACCAGAGATACGACGGGAGGCAGCCCCACATCCCAAGGGCCCCTCGCCACCCTCAACGGATTCAAGCCGTAGCTCAGAAGCAGACCGCAGTGTTTGCTCCAGGAGCTCATATTGTAGTCCTATCTTGTCCGTGGTGGATATGTGCCCCCTGCATCGGAACCCCTCGATGGAACGTCCTCCGAATCAATGTCCCATTTgtaagaaagagagaagaaggCCTGGTGCTGCGCCAAAGGAATTTATGACTTTGGAAAAATACGTATGA